One genomic segment of Ricinus communis isolate WT05 ecotype wild-type chromosome 3, ASM1957865v1, whole genome shotgun sequence includes these proteins:
- the LOC8261721 gene encoding CASP-like protein 2C1: MELGKPKTEAYLRLFAILTLVLTACLLGLDSQTKPVYFLEKHVTYKYLKALLVLVYVDAVAAAYNLIQLGRCYFLASSKGNFKGSYRYMAWGSYLLDQIAVYITFATTSAALEHSILVVTGADKLQWMKWCNKFTRFCFQAGGALLCGYLAAILMAFISFISAFNLFRLYSPKLLLHLKTTS; the protein is encoded by the exons atggAGCTTGGAAAACCCAAAACCGAAGCATATCTAAGGCTCTTTGCAATCTTGACCTTGGTATTAACAGCTTGTTTGTTAGGGTTAGATTCCCAGACAAAGCCTGTCTATTTCCTTGAGAAACATGTCACATACAAGTATTTGAAAGCTCTCTT AGTTTTAGTGTATGTAGATGCTGTGGCTGCTGCATATAATCTGATTCAACTAGGcagatgttattttttagctTCGTCCAAAGGGAACTTCAAGGGTTCTTATAGATATATGGCTTGGGGTTCTTACTTATTGGATCAG ATTGCAGTGTACATTACCTTTGCGACAACCTCAGCGGCACTTGAGCACTCGATTCTGGTGGTGACCGGAGCAGATAAACTCCAGTGGATGAAGTGGTGCAACAAGTTCACGAGATTCTGCTTCCAAGCTGGTGGTGCTTTGCTTTGTGGCTACCTAGCAGCTATACTAATGGCCTTCATATCCTTCATTTCGGCCTTCAATTTGTTCAGGCTCTATTCTCCCAAGCTTTTACTGCATTTAAAGACCACCTCCTAG